A window of Fusarium verticillioides 7600 chromosome 7, whole genome shotgun sequence genomic DNA:
TCTCAGCTCTACCGCCAGATAAACTTGCCGAAGTCATGCGGCGCTGGGCTGCTAAGACGGCCGAGAAGGGCCAGGTACTGGCAAATTCGGACGTTAATGGTATTGCCGAGTCGAAGGAAACCATTTTGCCACAGTCTCAGATATCTCTTCCTACGACTCTTGCTGAGCTCCGAGAATTATACCCAGGGCATCTATCCGAGCAGGATGCAGGCCACGTCTATCCAGATGTATCAAAGAGCTATTTCAGAATAGATACTAGCAAGTCCGGAGGTCAGATCTATTAGAGAACTATTTCCAAGAACAGATACTAGCAAAGTCCTGAGGGCAGTAATATTACCATTCTACCTAATTCACATAGATAACTACTACCTTTAAACTCAGCTTTAGGCTAGAAAGATAAGAAACACAAAAAGTTCGGGTTCAAGGCCTGACTCCCCCTCAACACTATAATCTAATCGCCGTGCAGATGCTTATCCCTGGAGCCGTATCATAGCCGCACTGAACAATGGCGTTTATGGCAAGCATGATTTCATGTCAGACCGACACTCGACAGAAATATGGCAATTGACATAAGGCTATTATCGATATCCACGCCTATATGTTACAAGGCAACGGGGCTCTCGGATCCCATTACTTCGTGTGTAACAGGTAGGCGTCTCGGGCATTTGAACGACGTACGGTCTCGGAAAATTCTACCAAGCCAGCAATTCCGACGGCTAGTTCCTCGTATTCCATGACGAGTGAGTAGCGGAGAATGCATCTATCGGGCATTATACAACAAGGATTACTTTAGATCACCTCCACATTCAATCATAATGCACGCCGGCTCGCCATGGCACGGATCAATTGATTAAACTTGTCGATTTCCGACATGAAAAAGCCGTCAGCTATTTTCCAGTTTTGACATATTCCAGCTGCATTAGCCTCGTGAATCAAGCCTGTTAGTTGACATTGAACAAGGActgctgttgatcttgtcttaTATAGTCTTGCATCATATTGGATCATTGCGCATGAATACATCTTGTGATAATGATTCACGTTCTACCCCCAATTTCCTTGGGGACAAGGGGGTTTGCCGGGTATTATTTAAGTGCTAGACTCCTCTTCACTACCACGTAAAACATAACCAACACAAACTGATCATGCATGACTCTCAATCTACAATGcatatcttcttcttctatgttcttcttgcccttgccacAAGCTAAAGTCAAATCCAGACTAGGAAATACTCTCAAAGTAAGAGTCGCGGGTGGTTCGAGCTTTGAGATCGATGGAAAGGGGGTAGACGAGGTTGAGACCACGTCAGGACAAACATATACTATCACACTGGCTTAATATCCATCAATACACAAGGTAGTTCTATCTAAGAGAGACTTCTTGCCACCTGAAGTCAGGCTTTTCCAGCATCTCCCCGTTCATAACCCCATACACATAGCCACCTCCAACCAGCTCATATGAATCATGATGGGTTACACTCCGCCGTAGTACAAGAGGTAGACCGCATCCCTTGATAATGCAAATAGGGTCCCCAGGACGGGTGAACTTTGGCAACAGAGCAAAGAGACCCTTCTTGGTTTTATAAAAGCCCAATCCCCTTACCTTGTGTATTCGAAAGCATAGCTCCCATAAAGtggatctttcatcttggaaTCCAGAAATGATCCTCCCCATTAtggtctcttcctcggtgGCCTCTGTTTCCTCCGCATCTTCTCCCGTCGTTTTGttctcagcatctttggAGAAGGCGACGGAAGGCAAGGACAATCCCATACGCAACAAGGCCTTGAATTCTTTGTCATCGGGGCTCATGGTGTCTTGTTCGTTGTAATCCAGCATTACCTTCAGAGCCGCTTCGCGAACAGGATCAGAAGTTAGAGGATGAAGTGGATCTAAGTCACCGACTGACGATTCAGGCCCggtgaagaagttgaacgCTTCTTGAATCCAGAGAGCCAGTGCAACCAAGTTGAAAGGATCAGAAGCCCCATTGGGCGACATGTCTGTAATATCGTCGATATGGAAACCTTGGACAAAACACTGATCATTATCATCTTTACTGAAGCATATAGACCACGTGTCTGCTGGCCCCCCTGCCGCATGCCCTGGAGTACATACCGGACGCCCCATCCAGACATGCTTCATCGGTTTTGGTGCAGAAAGATCTCGTATCCAAGAAGGGTATTCTTCGGCACGACCAGGTAGACCAGCGCAAAGCAGGAGCGATCCTCCTGCATGGGTCTGCAATGCATATTTCCAGAATCGCATTGTTATGTCCCTCATCGGGCAAGTATAATCAGGCCGAAGACTGAGTGCTTTCTCTTTGTCGTGCTCAACCACCATGCCGAGAATACCAAAATAGCGGTCTCGCGGCACACTGCAGCCGTGGGAGGAAAAGAGCACCATGCTTACTGACAAACTTACTTGATTCATCTCGAGTCCATTAAGGAGCGCTTGGGCAATGTCGTTAAACTCACGGCCATGTGACGTGTTGAGATCGATGAGTCGAGTTGAACGAACGAGACACATGGAGTTGTATGATGTGAAAAGGCTTACTAGGTCCTCGTTGGTGAACTTTACAGGGTCCCATGGCCATTTGACTCCTTTGAACCATAAAGTGCCTACCCAGAGCCGCCCCCAAGGTATGTGTCGACGCCCTACGATCATGAGTACATGACGTCCAAGGACAAACTCTTGCACGACCCAAAGACGGTGAAACCATGGCGCGGAGATGAATTCAAGATACCTCGCAGGCCATTCGCCTCCTTTAACATCTTCAATAGCATCTGCCTCCTCATCTGTCGGGTATGGGATATCCAAGAGCTTTGCGGCTGACTCTCCGGAGAGCATAAGGGAGTCCCCCTGACCCAACACAAGTCCGCGACGGATGTTTCGTTTCCAATAGCGCTCCATGGCGTCTAGTATAATGGTGGAGTTCTCTGTTTCTTCGCCAATATGGCACAGAACCTTTATGGCAGAGCTGTAAATGATGCCCATGAGAGACACTTGGACTTCTTTCTCAGCCATATCTGACTGATTGATGCAAAGGCCATCAGCCCAGTAAATATGGGACTTTTCCTCGTCGCGAAGCCGCCGTAGAATAGAAGCGAGTGATGCTGTTATGGGGATGGATCCCTGGGGGGGTGAAGAAGGTGTCTGTGAAGGTTGACTCGCCCCAAACATAGGAGATCGCGTCAAAGCAAACGTATTTTCTGGGTCTAACAGATCTACTTGAGCTGCAGTGCCTGATTTTTGTCGTGGAGGAAGCTCTTCCAAGCTTTTGGCAATGAGCTCGCCATTTAACTGATCCCCTTCTTGGCCGGCGTTGAGGCGTAGCAGCCTTATCTGCCCAGCGCTGAGTGGTATGTACTGGTAAGGCAAGTTACCAAACTCAGACCCTGCGTTCTTTGGGCGCAGAACTAAGGGAGTTTCGCTCATTTTAACAACAAAAGAGAACGAAACTTGGTGGTTTTTTGGCCTTGAGATCTCCAATACTAGCGCTGACTGGCGATAGCGACCCCGCGGACCAAGGATCCTGTGGGACCAGCGATAGCCAATAACAATTACCTCTCATGATTCAAGCGAATTGAGCCTCAAACGCAATCATGATTGCACACTCACGGACCCGGCTCGCGTATTGTGGCAACCCTGAGTGAGAAAAGTCCCAGTGTCATAGATTGCACGCACTTGTATAAATTGGATGTAGCTGCACAaccaagagaagagggagctgGGGGGAGCATTGACTTAGTACGGAGTAATGGCAAAGGCAATAGATACAGTCCTGCTGACTAGGCTATGGTGAGGTATTAGAACAGACGCCTGTAGATCGAGAGCCAATCACGATACGAGTGTACGCCTCAACAGCTTTGATTGTTTACTCGCCTGCTTCTGCTACCCTAATTCATTACATCGTACGTTTAAAAGACCGGGTCAACTAACAAATAAGCAAGACTGTATCACATGCCGTGAACGGATAAGGTCAATCTGTGCATCACAGAGAATAGTATTAACTAATAGCCTATATatacaaagaagaaacaacagaAGATAGTACCAGCTATATGTCATGTTCTACACAACTTTGGTGTACTTCTCCCCACTCAGACTCAAAACTTAGCAAGAGGCACCAGAGGGAATACCCTTGCACTTGGTAGAGGTCTTTCCACCAGtgaccttgttgttggtcCAGGTCCAGTTCTTGCAGTTGGCGCAAAGGATGTAGACATCAGTTCCGCTAGACTTGACAGTTCCGgtgaccttgttgatggtgacatCGGTGATGGGGACACCAGCAGTAGGGGTTCCAGTGGGAGAACCGTTCTCGTAATCCTGCTCAATGACGATACCGTACTTGGCGATGTTGGAGAGAGTGATGGTGTCGTACTTGACGTCAGAAACGGAACCGGTAGCGCCAGAAACGGTCTTGATGCGGACGCCGTTGtcggagttggagatggcagagTTGAGGATGCGGACGGTCTTGACGGTGTTGTCAGAGCGTCCACCGACGGATCCGATGGAGAGGCCGTGGCCACCACTGCAGTTACCGCCAGTGaaggtgatgttggtgcCGGAGTTGATGGCGAGGCAATCGTCCTGGTTCTTGACGACAGCTCCGGAGATGTACACGCCGGTAGAGGAGCCAACGTCGAAGGCATCGGTGTTGTGTCCACCAAGAGAATCGCCGAGAGAGTTGTCCATGTGAACGCCATAAACGCCCAGGTTGGTAacgctgttgatgctgaaaGCCTGGACAGGAGTGTTGAGAACgttcaagttcttgatgttggagttCTTGAGGGAGTGGGcgctgaagaacttgggcTTTGTCTTGCCGCCGTTGCTGCCCTTACCGTCCCACCATCTCTTACCCTCGCAGTCGATGGAGTGTCCAGAAGCGCCCTCGATCAGAAGGTTGTTGCcggtgaaggagatgagaggGCCCTCCCATTCGGCATAGCCGAAAGTTGTCTTGCCCTGGAAGATGACGTGAGTGCCAtcattgagcttggtcaaGTCGAGAGTGGTCTTGGCAGGAACGgcaatgttgttgaggatgatagTAGAGCAGCCAGCCTTGTTCTTAATGGCAGTAGCGGCATCGGTGAAAGTGCAGCTGGCACGAGGCTCAAGAGCTGGGGCTGCGAGGACAGAGGCGACCAGGCCGCTGAGAAGGACAGTTGAAGAGAACATGTTTAATGAATGTAATGTTTAAAAGAATGGAAGTTTTGAGAAAGTGTATATACGAATTGAAGTATACTGCTGAATGTAATGCTgacgccaagaacaagatagaCGATGCCAAGAGCGTGCGGCTCTCTTATATACAAAGTGCATTCCCTAACTATATCTGAAGCGCGTATTTGAAGCTTGAATCATGAAGTATGCGCGGATAGATGCCGTTCAGCCGTAACCGTGGCCCGTGTTTACATCTTCATCGGCCCTGCATCTTGATTAGGGATCGCGATGGTTCGGGAATTAGCAGAGTGCTCCACATGGCCCCCAATCTACCGGGGTTAAGAttgaaacaccaacatcgacgCCACAAAAAGTCTAGTCAATTGGTGGACTGCATTTTTCCAGAACAAACCCGTCTGGCTGTCATGTTTCACCATTGAGTCTGGAATCTGAACCATCTCGGATGCCCGGCACATTCCAGCTGTTTCTCAAACGACTTTTCGAATAAGTAAAACTGCTGCACTCGTAAAGTGGGAGATGCAATTCAATTCCTCAATTGCACTAGTCAGTGTAGGTTCCCCCAAAGATTTCGGCAATAAGGCACGTCGGTGATTTTTTTCATTCGTGGGTGTATTTCCCCAGATTATGTGATCGCATAAGCTGGCACTACCTTCTTCATTAGCAACGGAACGACGAACTTTATTCTCTTTAGAATTTAACTTTACTACATTACTGTTGATTTTTACCTCCTGGAGGTCCGGCACTAAATCTAGCATGGATTGATCGTCTTTCCCTCTAGGTCCGATATGTCCATTAGTGTGATTGGGGGCATGGCGCTTTGAATGGGGGAGTAATCGTCTCAAACT
This region includes:
- a CDS encoding endopolygalacturonase 1, which codes for MFSSTVLLSGLVASVLAAPALEPRASCTFTDAATAIKNKAGCSTIILNNIAVPAKTTLDLTKLNDGTHVIFQGKTTFGYAEWEGPLISFTGNNLLIEGASGHSIDCEGKRWWDGKGSNGGKTKPKFFSAHSLKNSNIKNLNVLNTPVQAFSINSVTNLGVYGVHMDNSLGDSLGGHNTDAFDVGSSTGVYISGAVVKNQDDCLAINSGTNITFTGGNCSGGHGLSIGSVGGRSDNTVKTVRILNSAISNSDNGVRIKTVSGATGSVSDVKYDTITLSNIAKYGIVIEQDYENGSPTGTPTAGVPITDVTINKVTGTVKSSGTDVYILCANCKNWTWTNNKVTGGKTSTKCKGIPSGASC